The genomic stretch ATAACTTCGCGCCGTCTCCCGACCAGTCCTTCATCCGTTGGCTGCGGGCAGAGAATGCTCGTGTAGCGGGTGAGGTCGGGCGGGCGCCGCTCACGATCTTCCCCGGCTTTGAGATCCAAGCAGACGTTGGACGAGGGTGCCACGTTCTTTGCCTCTTCCCAGAGCACACGCCGCTGACGGTGCTTCAGGACAGGGTTACCACACTGGGGCTGCCTTCCGAGCGGCGTTTTGTTGGGAATCAGCCCTTACCTTCGACGTGTAACCTAAAAGAGATTCTACGCAAGGTTCAGGACACGGTTGACTGGCCGGGACTCGTCATTGCAGCTCACCCACTGGATGTGAAGGGACTCTTCCAGAACGAGCGTATTGCGGACTGGTTACAAGCAGAGGAGTTTCGTAACCCCAATCTCGTCTGTATCGAGGTTCCGAAGCCCTTGGATCAAATGACGCTTGGATGGCAGCGGCTTATCCGAGGGGGCGAAGACTGTCACCAGGAATGGAAGCGGCCTCGTCCTATTGCGTACATCATGTCTTCGGATTGCTACCGGCTGAACCCGGTGGACGGTGATGAGAGCAACTACATCGGGTTCAGGTATACTTGGATCAAAATGAGCGATCCGTCGCGCGAGTCACTGCGACAGGCGTTCCTCGACCGGGATTCGCGAATCCGCCTCCAGAAGGAATCTCCACAGGATGCCTACTGCTGTCCTCGGATCGCCAGCGTCGAGGTGCGAGGTGCCTCGTTTTTGCGCCGACCCGAGACTTTGTACTGGTCTCCCAACCTCAACTGTCTCATCGGAGCACGGGGGGTTGGGAAATCCACATTCATTGATTATCTCCGCATCGCGCTGGACCGTATGCGTGAGGAGGATGCGCCTGCCTCGTTCTTAGCAGAACTGCGTAAACGGATTGATGAGACACTTCCGCCGGAAGCTACCGTCGAAGTTGTGCTCGCCACGCGTGGTGGCGATTTCCGCGTGATCTACCACCACGGCCGTCCTGGACACCGGGAGATATATCCGCCTGGAGCCGAGGAGCCGGCGGTCGGCCTCGATGTAAGAACACTCTTTCCTTGCCGTTTCCTCTCGCAGCGGGAGATCGACCACACAATATCCACCGGCCAAGCAACCGCATTGCGGAGCCTGTTGGATGATTTGGTGCGTGAAGAACTGGCGCGGTTGTCGGCTGAAGCCGCGCAGCAAATCGGCGAAATCCAGCAAATCGACGCTCACTCACGAGCTCTTCGTGCGACCTTGGATGCTAGGCCCGGATTGGAGACTAACCTCCGGCTTGCACAGGGTGAACTGGAGCAAAATACGCGTATCGCTGGACTGTGGCCACAGTGGGAAGCTATTCAAACGGCCAACAGATTTATCGAAGAACTCCACCGTCAAGCCGGGAGCGCTCCTTCCCGAGTGCTCGAGCAGGTCGTGGAGGGGCAGCGCCGTCTTGACACGCTTCGGGTCGGAATCCCCGCTGGGCAGCATCACGATGTGCTACAGCGAACTGCTGAGATTGTAGTCCGACTTCACGCGACCTACACGCGGGAGATCCAAGAAGCGTCTGCGCGTCTACGCGCCGCGCTCGGCAAAGGGGGAGAGGTCGAAGAGTACCTGAACTCGACTTGGAAACCTGTAGTCGAGGCTGATCTGCGTGTACTGCAGGACGCCGGATTCGGCGAAGGTCATGAAGGATTTGCGGATGTCCCGGAACTCGCCCATCGTGTAGCCACGATTGAAAAGTCACTTGAAGAGTTGGTGCAGAACGAGGGTCAGGTTGCAGAGCTTGAGAAGCAACGGGTTGCACTCCTTGGCGAACTGCGGCAAACCTGGGTCAGCGAAACGCGAGTGCGCAGCCATAAAGCGGATCGCTTGATGAGCCTCCTTCGCGCACGGCCGGATCGAAAGCCGATGGTGGAAATCCGGTTGAGTCATCAGGGCGATGATGCTGCGCTAGTCGATCTACTCGGGGCGTATATCCACGACAAGCGGCGCCTGAATGAGGAAGACATCCGGACACTCCTTGGAGGACTCTCTCCTGACCCGGCGGATGAATCTCCCCTCCTGGTCCGGTTCGTAACCGAGGTTCGCAACCCGAATAGCCCATTGATTGAGCAGATGGCCGAGCGGCGACGTATTGCGCTTCGTGAGCTATTCAACGACGAGGTGCTCCGTGGGCTGGAACTGGAGCGAATTCCTGATGCGATCACGCTTCTGGTGTACCGTCGGGACGGTACGCTGGCAGGGCCGATCGACCGGGTGTCGGCCGGCCAGCAGGGTACCGCCATCCTCAACCTCGTTCTGGCGGACGGAGACGATCCGCTCATAATTGACACGCCGGAAGAAGGGCTCGACAGTGAGGGCGTTTACCAAGAACTCGTGCCGCTGTTTCGACAGGCCAAAGAGCGCCGCCAGATCGTGGTCGTCACACACAACGCGAACATCCCGGTGAATGCGGACGCAGAGGGGATCATCGCACTGGAAGCTTCGGGATTCGTGCCTCAAGAGGAACTGGAATCTGCGTTCAACATTAGCGGTCTCCACTTGGACGCGCCCGAAGAATACTTGCATGTCGGAGAGCAGATGGGTTGGCCTGATTGGGAGGCACAGCTTCGACACTATCTTCGTCATGTACTGAGGAAGGACGAAAGGGTGGTCGAAGCAGCGATAGCCCGGCTAGGTGAGCGCAGGCAGGCCGAAGGAAGGATCAAACGATTCGGGGCCACTGAGGGGGGCGCCCCCACTTTGGCATGCGGTGCTTTGGATACGCACGAGGTGAGCATTGCTGTCCAACAAGTAATGGAAGGCTCGCGGGAGGCATTCGAGCAGCGCCGTGAGAAGTACGGATACTAGCGTCCCCACAATGGCAGGAATGTCCAGAGTGATTCCTCCGCTCAAGCCGATTGCGAACAAGAGCGATCAGTTCGAACCTCCGCTCCGGATGAGCGCATCTCCCGATGCCTGTGCGACACACCTGCAATGCCGGGATCGAGTATACGCATGACGCGCTCACGCCGATTCTGGCGAGCATTCCGCTGCAGCTGCTGGCGTACCACATCGCCGTGCTGCGCGGCGCCAACGTGGACCAGCCGCGCAACCTGGCCAAGTGGGTGACGGTGGAGTAAGCGCCGGCACTCGATGGGAAAGAAGACGGGGGCACGGAGAGATCAGTCTCTCCGTGCCCCCGTCTTTCTGGGTGATGAGCCTGCTCTCCGGGGAGTAACAGGACGCGCTCATCGGATGATTGCCTGCTCGCGGCTGTCGGGGCAGATCCTTCGGCTCAACAGCGCGCGCGAGTCTCATTGAGGCGTGGAAATGTCGCTGTGGTCGCCCGTGCCGCGCCCCGGAGCGCCGGTCGTCTACTGGACGGCAGCGCTCGCGGTGGTGGACGGGCCCGCCGCGGCTGCAAAGGCGGCCAGGAAGTCGTTGATCCGCTCGGTGATCCGCTGCTCCAGCCGTCCCGTGGTGATGCACAGAACCCCGTCGCCTCCGCTTCCTCCCACCGTCGATCCCGTGCCCACAACGCGGGTGTACGTGCGCGTCCCCGTCCCCTCCGGCTTCACGAAGATCATCAGGTTCAGGCGGATGCGGAACATGTTGGCCGCTCCCGGGCCCGCGTTGGTGCCGCAGGATACGAACTGGCGTACCCGTTCACCGGCGACGGTGGGCGTGGTGATGCGGAGATTGCCGATCAGGCCGCTCACCGTCGTATCCACCTGCGCGTCGATCCCCAGGTCCGCCAGCACGGCGGGCATGACGGCCCAGACCTCGTCGGCCGGGGCCGCGAATTCGGCCTGGGCGATCCGGATGCTGGGATCGGATTCCGTAAAGATCACCGGCACTTCGGGGATCGTAAGCTGTGCGCGGATAGCCGTGGGGGTCGCGGCGACCGCGAGCAGCAGGCTGGCAATCAGGAGGCGGATTTTCATTTGGGTAGCGCGGAGGAACGGTAGGAAGTATCGGATCCATCTGGAGTGGCGGCGCCTGTCGCGGCGCCACCAGGTCTGACTCCGGTATGAGGCGGATGGTTGTTCGCCATCTGCTCCATGGTGGGCGCGGTCCCCGGTTGCAGGACGCGGCGCGTGCGGGAAGGCACGCGCAGAACCGGACGGAGATTACCTGCACATCCGTTTTAAAGCAAGAGTCGTCGCGGAAGGGGCGCCGCGGGGCGGTTCGCACGGCTCCGCGGCCCGGCTGGTCCCGCGCCGCGGCTCTTAATGACCCGGGAGCGCTTCTCCGGATGCGAACGCATCCATCTCCGGCAACAGGTACGCGCGCCGGCGGGCCCGGGTTTCACCGGCTCCCTTTTCGCATCGCCGCGGAAGCGGTACTCTTCTCACCGCCCCCGTTGTCCGCGGCGGCGATCCATCGACGAAAGCCGCCCTCGCTCGGCTGAGCGACCACCGCTGAAAACGCACATGACTCAATCACGTTCGCGCCGCGCCGGCATCGCGGCCGCGCTCACGCTGGCCTGCGCCGCGTCGCTCGGCGCGCAGGTGCCGGCGGGCAGCTCCCAGGCGGCGTCCGGCGCCGGACCCGTCTTTGTGAACGGCATGGCGCAGGTCGTTCCGGCGTTCGCCGATTCCGCGCAGTGGATCCGGCAGAACCTGTGGGTGGAAACGGACTTCGACTCCGACGGAGACGGCCGCCGCGACCGCCTGCACGTGGACGTCACGCGTCCCGCGCAGACGGCGACCGGCCTCAAAGTGCCCGTGGTGTACGGGTCCAGCCCGTACTACGCCGGCGTGGCGCCTGACGCGTCCTTCTGGAACGTCCACCAGGAACTCGGCGCCGCGTCGCCCGAGCGCGGCCCGTCGCGCCGCGCCGTATACGATTCCACGCGCACCCGCATCTCCAACCAGCTCGTGCGTACGTGGGTGCCGCGCGGCTTCGCCGTGGTGCACTCGGAAGCGCCGGGCACCGGCCGCTCCCAGGGGTGCGCCACCATCGGCGACACGCCGGAGCGCACCGCCATGCGGTTCGTGGTGGACTGGCTGAACGGGCGCGCCCGGGGCTACACAACGGCGACCGGGTCTGAGGCGGTGTCCGCGACGTCGTGGTCCACCGGCAAGGTGGGGATGATCGGCACGTCGTACGAGGGCACGCTGCCCCTGGCCACCGCGACCACGGGCGTGGAGGGACTGGAAGTCGTCATCCCCGTCTCCGCCAACACCTCGTACTACAACTACTACCGCGCCAATGGGCTGGTGCGGTCGCCGGGCGGGTACCTGGGCGAGGACGTGGACGTGCTCTACGACTTCGTCGCCAGCGGCGATCCGGCCACGCGCGCCGTGTGTGACCGCATCTGGAAGGAGGGCGTGCTGGTCGCCGGGCAGGACCGCGCCACCGGCGACTACAACAACTTCTGGGCGTCGCACGAGCTGATGCCGTACCTGGGGAACATCCGGGCGGCGGTTCTGCTGGCGCACGGGCTCAACGACTACAACGTGATGCCCTCGCACAGCGTGAACATCTACGAGGCCCTCAAGGCGCGCGGACTGCCCGTGTCCATGTACCTGCACCAGGGCGGCCACGGCGGCGATCCGCCCGTGGAGATGGTGAACCGCTGGTTCTCGCACTACCTGTACGGCGTCAACAACGGCGTGGAGCGCGATGCGCCGGTGTGGATCGTGTCCAGCACGTCCGCCGATTCCGCCATGGCGAGCGCTCGCGCGGCGCGTACGCGCCCGATGATGCCGGCGCCGGTTCCGTCCGCCTCGTTCCCGGCGGCGGGTTCGGAGATGGTCCGGTTGTATCCCACCCGCGGCGGCAACGGAGTCGCCCGGCTCGCCCTTCGCGCGGCGAGCGGGCGGGACACGCTCGTCGACGACGCTTCGGTCAGCGGCAGCATCAGCGCCAGCGCGCCCCGCTCGGCCAACCGGCTGCTTTTTGCCACCGCGCCGCTCACCGATTCGCTGCGCATCTCCGGAACGGCGCGCGTCACGGTGCGCGTGGCGGCAGACCGGCCCGCGGCCAACCTCACCGTGTGGCTGGTGACGCTGCCGTACGACTCGGCGCAGACGGGCTCCGCGAGCCGCGCCGGTGTGGTGACGCGCGGCTGGGCCGACATCCAGAACCATGCGTCGCTCACGCGCGGCGGCATCTACGCCTCCATGAGCCGTGGCGAGGCGCTGGTTCCGGGCCGGTACTACGACCTGACCTTTGATCTGGAGCCGGACGACCAGGTCATCCCCGCCGGAAAGCAGCTGGGGATCATGATCATGTCGAGCGACCCGGAGTTCACGCTGGCGCCGCAGGCGGGAACGCGGTTGATGGTGGACCTGGCGGGGACGTCGTTCTGGGTACCCGTCGTGGGCGGCGGCGCGGCGCTGACGCGGGCGGGCGGCGTGCGGCAGAACCGCTGACGATGTCCCGCCGGTGACGGTGGGCGCCGCCCCGGCTGGACTGGAGTGGTGGATGAGAACGGGGGACCGGCCATGGCGGCGGTCCCCCGTTCTGCGTTCCCCATCCAGAGGGGATTGGCGACGCGGGAAGGCACGACCGGAGCCGCCGGCCCGTGCCCGCCCGCGGGATGCGCCCGCTCCGAAGGCGGGAACGCGCACGCGGAGCCGCGCAGGAACCCGGTGCCACGCGCTGCCCTGTAATCCGCCCGCACACCGCAGAAGGAAGCGTTGTAGGGGTAGCCGCGCCCTTCGGTTGTTGTGAGACCGGAGTCCCCACGCATGTACCCCATTCACCGGCGCCGCGGGCCGACGATGCGCATGGAGTTCGACGACGGACCGGACGGCGACGAGGGCTGGTGGGCGTCTCTGGCGCGGTACCTGGCCGGTGAGTCCGGCGGGGCCGAGGCGGCGGCGGTGGAAGCCTGGGCCGCGGCCAGCGCCGCGAACCGCGAGCTCCTGGACGAGATGCGCGAAACGTGGTCGGCCGCCCGCGGCGAACCCCGCTGGGACACGGAAGCGGCGTTCACGCGTGTCCGCGCCCGCATCGCGGCCGCGGAGCCGGAACCCGCGCCCGTACGCGTGATTCCGCTCCGGCGACCGGCGCGCCGGAGCGCGTCGCCGTGGCTGCGCGCGGCCGCGGCTGCCGTGCTCCTGCTGGCGGGTGCCGGAGCGGTCCGGGAACTCGACCTCGTCTCCTCCCATGCCCCGGCGCCCCTCGTCCGGGAAGTGGCCACGCCCGCCGGAACGCGCGCGCGCATCGTGCTCGCCGACGGCACGGAGGTGCAGCTGGGCCCGGGAAGCCGGCTGCGCTATCCCGCGGAGTTCGGTGGCGGCGAGCGGCGGGTAATGCTGGAGGGAGAAGGGTACTTCCACGTGGCCCGCGACGAACGCCGTCCCTTTCGCGTCCATGCCGCGGGTTCGGTGACGCGGGTGCTGGGCACGCGGTTCGGAGTCTCCACCTCGTCCGCCGGGGTGCGCGTGGTGGTGGAAGAGGGCCGCGTCGCCTTCGGGCGGGGGAACGAGCCCGCCGCGGCGGGCGGGGTGGAGCTTACGGCGGGGTGGTCGGCCCGCATGGCGGGCGGCGCGGTGGGCGCGCCCGAGCGGGTGAACGCCGCGCGCGCCCTGGGCTGGACCGAAGGCCGCCTGGGCTTTGAGGACGCGCCCCTGACGGAGGTGGCGTCCGCGCTGGAGCGGTGGTACGGAACGCGGGTGCGCCTCGCCGTCCCCGGCGCGGACACCATGCGGCTGACGGCGGACCTGAGCGGCGCCTCGCTCGCCGAGGCGCTTGAGATTGTCGGCGTGTCGCTTTCCCTCGACGTTCGCGCCGAAGACTCCGGGGTGGTCATCCGCCCCGGAGCGTAATTCCCGGGAGATTCTTCCCCTCCTCAACCCGACAAGACGATGAAGTTTCGAGTCGCGACCTGGATCGCCCCCGTTCTCGCGGTGGCGATCCTGATGGCGCCGCCCGCGAGCGCCGAGCAGCGAGCGGCGCCGGCACTCCGGCGCCCCGTAACGGCCAGTTTCCGGGACGCGCCGCTGATCGACGTTCTGCGGGCCATCGCCGAGCAGGCGGGGTTCCGGCTGTCGTACAACAGCGGCGCTCTCCCCGCCCAGCGCCCCCTGACGCTCGTGCTGCGCGGCGTTCCCGCGGACGACGCGCTCCGCCGCGCGCTGGCGGGCACGGGATTCACCTGGCGTGAGGCGGGGGGACAGATCGCCCTGGTGCCCGCCCCGGCGGAGAGGGCGGCGAGGCAGGAAGCCGGCCGCATCGACGGCCGCGTGGTGAGTGCCGCTTCGGGCGAGCCGGTGCCGGGTGCGGCGGTGAGTGTGGCCGGAACCGCGCTGTCGGTGCAGACGGGGCCGGACGGGCGCTTCACCCTGCCGCGGGTTCCCGCAGGGCGCCGCGACGTGCGGGTGGAGCGGCTGGGATACGCCGCGAAGTCGGTGACCGGCGTGCAGGTGAACGCGGGCCGGTCCACGGAGCTGGAGGTGGCGCTGGATGCGCGCAGCCTGATGCTGGAGGGAGTGACGGTGACCGCGGAGCAGGAGCGGGGCTCCACGGGGGCCCTGCTGCGCGAGCGCCGGCAGGCCGCCACGGTGACGGACGTGGTGGGGCGCCGGCAGATCGAGGCGTCTCCCGACGCCGACGCGGGCGCGGTGCTGCGGCGCGTCCCCGCGGCGGAGGTGCGGGAGGGCAAGTACGTGTACATCCGCGGCCTGGGCGACCGCTACGGAAACGTGACGCTGAACGGCGCGTCGCTCCCGTCGCTCACCCCGGACCGCAAGTCCGTTCCGCTGGACATGATTCCCTCCAACCTCCTGGAGTCGGTGGTCACCAGCAAGGGGTACACGCCCGACCTGCCCGGCGACTACGCCGGCGGTCTGGTGCAGCTGCGCACCCGCGACGTGCCCCCGCAGCGCATCCTGCGGCTGACCACGGCGATGGGGTACAACAGCGCGGGCTCGCTGCGCCAGGGATGGCTGTTTGACGGGTGCGACGCGGACTGGACCGCCTTCGCCACCTGCACCGACCTTCCCGAGTCGCTTCCGGGCGACACCGTGGCCTTCGGGACGGGCGGCCAGACGGCGGAGGAGCGGGCGCGCATCGCCCGCGCGTATTCCGGCGTGCTGCCGTGGACGCCCACCCGGCGCGAGATCCCGCTCAACCGCGGCGTGGAGCTCACCTACGGCGACGAGCTGCGGATCCTGGGGACCCCCGTGGGCGTGATCTCGTCGCTGGACTGGTCCGATTCGTACGCCGCGCGTGACGGGTACGTGTCGCGGACGGTGCAGGGCAACATCACCCCGGGCGTGCTGCAGTACATCACCGACTACTCGGCGTCCGGGTACGGCGGGCGCGACGTGTCGCTGGGCGGGCTCGCCAAGGTCAGCGTTCCGTTCGGCAGCGCGCACCGGGTGTCGCTTTCGGGGATCATGAACCGGCTGCAGGAGGACCGGGTGGAGATCCTGGAGGGGTACGCTTCGCTCACTTCCGACGGCCACTTCGCCACGCCGCAGCTGGCCCGCGTGCAGAGCACCCTGTGGAACCTGCAGCTGGACGGGGAGCACCGCCTGGGGCGCCCCGTTCTGGAATGGCGCGCCACCCGCTCCCGGTCGGAACGGTACGAGCCGGGAAGCCGCGCCTCGCTTCTGCGCGGCGCCGGGGGCGGCACCGAGGCCGGCGGCTACGACGGCATCGGGGGAACGCTGGAATCGGAGTACGACTGGCTCAACGAGCCTCCCGGCGGCCGCGTGCTGCACGGGGACATGGACGAGACGGCGTGGTCCGGCGGGGTGGACCTCACCGTTCCGTTCCGCCTGCGCGGGGCGGACGCGCGCATCAAGCTCGGCGGTGCGCTGGATCTGCGGGAGCGGGACGCTCTGCAGCGCACACTGCTCTTCCGGGTGGACGACGCGGCACGGGGCACGCCGCTGGATTCACTCTTCAGCGACGGCAACATCGGCACGGTGGTGAGCACGCGCGAGTTCACGCGCAGCGACGACAGCTCGGTGGGCGAATCCAGCGTCCGCGCGGTGTACGGCATGCTGGACATGGAGCCGCTGCCCCGGCTGCGGGTGGTGCTGGGCGCCCGGGTGGAGGCCGCGCGGCAGGAGGTGAACGCGGTGAACCAGTTCGGGGACCCCGCGGCGGACCTGGAGGGCACCCGGGGCTTCAACGAGAGCACCGACGTGCTTCCCGCGCTCAACCTCACCTGGCGCCTGACCCCGCGAATGAACCTGCGCGGCGGCTTCTCGCGCACGCTGGCACGCCCGCAGTTCCGGGAGATCGCCACGTTCTTCTACCAGGACTACTTCGGCGGCATCGCGGTGCAGGGCAACCCCGGGCTGCGCCGCACGCTGATCGACAACGCCGACCTGCGCTGGGAAGCGTTCCCCGCGGGGGACGCGGTGCTTTCGACGGGTGTCTTCTTCAAGCGCTTTCACGGCCCGATCGAGCCGCTGGTGGTGGCGCTCGGCTTCAAGTCGCTGAGCCAGACGTGGATCAACACCCGCGAGGCCGACACCTGGGGCTTCGAGGCGGAGTTCCGCAGCGCGCTGGGGTTCGTGGCGGCGCCGCTGCGGGCGGTGACGCTCTCGGCCAACTACGCGCTGCTGCACACCGAGGTGGACTCGGTGGCCATCCGCTTTCCCCTGGACGGCACCTTCATCCGGCGCCTCACCCCGGAAACGCGCAGCATCTTCGGCCAGACGCCGTACCTGCTGAACGTGGGGCTCGGCTACGCCCACCCGCGGGCGGGAACCCGCGTGACGGCGCTCTTCAACCGCAGCGGCAAGCGGCTGGAACTGGCCAGCGCCGAGGCCGAGTATCCGTCCGTGTACGAACTGCCGCGGAGCGAACTGGACCTGGTGCTGGAGCAGGGGCTGGGGCGCGGGCTTTCGTTCAAGCTCACGGGGTCGCGCCTGCTGGGCAACCGGGTGCGCTTCGTCCAGGAGTTCGATGACGGGCAGCGCGTGGTGTCGCGCGGGTGGGACGCGGGGCGCACCGTGAACCTGTCGCTCTCGTGGGACCCGTGAGCGCCGGCCGGACGCTGGCGGCGGCGTTGGTGATCCTGGCCTCGGCCGCGTGCGGCGGCCGGGACGAGCCGGCCCCGCTTCCCGCGCTGCCCGGAAGCGCGCCCACGGTCAGCGACCTGGGCCGGGGCGTGGTTGACGGGTTCGTGGCGGGCGACACGGCGCGGCTGCGGGGCTACACGCTGTCGCTGGAGGAGTACCGCGACGTGGTGTGGCCGCGGCTGGGCATCGACACCACCTCAGGCGTCACCTTCGGGTGGTCGTGGGGCGACAACCAGGTGCGCGGCCGGCGCGCCTACCGCCGGTACCTGGACCGCATGAAGGGGATGGCGCTGCGGGCCGATTCCACGCACTGCACCGGTGCGCCCCGGCGCTTTGACGGCGTCACCGTGATGCAGGGGTGCCGCGTTGCGGTGCGGGACTCCACCGGGGCGGCGGGACAGTTGGAACTCTTCAGCAGCGTGGTGGAAGTAGGGGGACGGTACAAGATCTTCCGCTACGACGACTGACGTGATGCCGCGGTGCGGTTCGCGTGCGAAAGACGGCTTCCGGCGATGCGCCGGGAGCCGTCTTTCTCGTGGTCATCATGTGTTCACGCGAAGTCGCGTAGGGATCTTCCGGCTGCATCCAGGGATGATGGACATCCTTGACGCTGAACAGGATGGGATAATCATCCCGTGCATTTGTAAAGGTTCAGTTTCGACGTGAAAAGTGCGTGATAGAGTGTAGGGGGGAAGGGACGCCCGGGTTGTGGTCAAGGCATGACGATCGTCTGACGCGGCGCGCCGCCCCATGGCGGCGCACGCAGCCGGGGTCTCCGTCCGGACGGAGGCCACGGCGGGGGCGGGGGTGCCCGGCCGGCACCCGAGCCCCACGACCCATCCCTTTCCCGAGAGGACGAACTCCCATGAAGCACATCCGCATTCTGGCGGCGCTTGCCGTGGCCGCCGGCGCCACGGCCGCCTGCGACACCCCGAGCGCCCCGGTCGCCAGCCGCGACCTGATCAAGGCGAGCGGCATCACCCTGCAGGCGGTGAAGCTGTCCGGTTCGCAGAGCTGCGCGTCGGCCGCCGACACGATCTTCCTGGCGGACAACGACACCATCAGCGGCCAGGTGAACATCCCGAACGGCTGCACGCTCCGCGTGCGCCCGGCGGACAACAACGGCGATGGCCGCGTCACCATCTACGGCGACGCCAGCGTCGCTCCCTCCGCGCTGGTCGTTCACCAGGGCGCGCGGATCTACGCCGAGGGCAGCGCCACGGTGCCCATCGTCTTCACTCCCACGGGCGGCTCCACCACCCCGGGCGCCTGGGGCGGCATCGTGCTGATCGGCAACGCGCCGACCAACGACGCCACCGCGACCGTGGAAGGCATTCCCGGCAGCGTGGCGTACGGCGGCAGCGTGGCCAACGACAACAGCGGCACGCTCCGCTACGTCCGCATCGAGTACGCCGGCTACCAGCTGGTGACCAACAACGAGCTGAACGGCCTGTCGCTGTACGGCGTGGGCAGCGGCACCACGCTCGAGTACATCCAGGTGCACCGCGGCTCGGACGACGGCATCGAGTTCTTCGGCGGCACGGCCAGCATCCGCTACGCGGTGGTGACCGGCGCTGAGGACGACTCGTTCGACTACTCGTTCGGCTGGGTGGGCAACGCCCAGTTCGTGATCGTGCAGCAGGGCGCCGCCGTGGGCGACAAGGGCATCGAGGCGGACAACGACGACGCCGGCAGCACGGGCTCGCCGGTGACGGACGCCGACATCTGGAACATCACCCTGGTGGGGCGCGACGCGAGCGTGGCCGACAGCACCTCGGTGGATGCCGGCAACATCGGCATCCAGCTGCGCCGCAACGTGGCGAGCCGGGTGCGCAACGCCATCGTGCTGGGCTTTGACGCGGCCTTCGACGGCACCGGGTCCAACGCCACCATCACCACGGATTCGGTCACCAATTCCATCTTCTACGCCAAGGCCGGCTACACCGTGGGCAACAGCGCGGTGAACAACATCGAGCAGGCGGACCCGCAGCTGGTGAACCCCTGGGCCCGCAGCACCTCGCGCGACTTCCGCCCCACGGCCACCTCGCGCTCGCGCTCGGGCGGCTACACGGGCTCCAAGACGGGCCTGGTGACCACCACCTTCCGCGGCGCCGTGCCGCAGACCACCAGCAGCGGCGTGTCGCCGACCTGGTACACGGGCTGGACCACCTGGGCCTACTGACCCCATCCGCCGGGCGCGGCTCCCCGCCGCGCCCGGCCAGCGGGACCCCGGCCGTCGCGGACGCATGTCCGCGGCGGCTTCTGTCATCCCCCCCGGGCGCCGGACCCGCGTCATCACGGAACCGCGAGACCGCGTAACAGTTCGTCCGCCCGGCGAGGGTACGGGGGCGGAGCTGTAGGGGTGAAGGGCGATGAGGGTTGTTCACTCTGCGTTGTTCGCGGCCACGCGCCCGCGGCCGGGGCGGCGCCGGTCCCGCTCCTCACTCCGACTTTCCATCCACGCAATGACCATGAAGTCCATACGCCGGCTCTCTGCCCTCGTGCT from Longimicrobium terrae encodes the following:
- a CDS encoding Xaa-Pro dipeptidyl-peptidase; the protein is MTQSRSRRAGIAAALTLACAASLGAQVPAGSSQAASGAGPVFVNGMAQVVPAFADSAQWIRQNLWVETDFDSDGDGRRDRLHVDVTRPAQTATGLKVPVVYGSSPYYAGVAPDASFWNVHQELGAASPERGPSRRAVYDSTRTRISNQLVRTWVPRGFAVVHSEAPGTGRSQGCATIGDTPERTAMRFVVDWLNGRARGYTTATGSEAVSATSWSTGKVGMIGTSYEGTLPLATATTGVEGLEVVIPVSANTSYYNYYRANGLVRSPGGYLGEDVDVLYDFVASGDPATRAVCDRIWKEGVLVAGQDRATGDYNNFWASHELMPYLGNIRAAVLLAHGLNDYNVMPSHSVNIYEALKARGLPVSMYLHQGGHGGDPPVEMVNRWFSHYLYGVNNGVERDAPVWIVSSTSADSAMASARAARTRPMMPAPVPSASFPAAGSEMVRLYPTRGGNGVARLALRAASGRDTLVDDASVSGSISASAPRSANRLLFATAPLTDSLRISGTARVTVRVAADRPAANLTVWLVTLPYDSAQTGSASRAGVVTRGWADIQNHASLTRGGIYASMSRGEALVPGRYYDLTFDLEPDDQVIPAGKQLGIMIMSSDPEFTLAPQAGTRLMVDLAGTSFWVPVVGGGAALTRAGGVRQNR
- a CDS encoding FecR family protein codes for the protein MYPIHRRRGPTMRMEFDDGPDGDEGWWASLARYLAGESGGAEAAAVEAWAAASAANRELLDEMRETWSAARGEPRWDTEAAFTRVRARIAAAEPEPAPVRVIPLRRPARRSASPWLRAAAAAVLLLAGAGAVRELDLVSSHAPAPLVREVATPAGTRARIVLADGTEVQLGPGSRLRYPAEFGGGERRVMLEGEGYFHVARDERRPFRVHAAGSVTRVLGTRFGVSTSSAGVRVVVEEGRVAFGRGNEPAAAGGVELTAGWSARMAGGAVGAPERVNAARALGWTEGRLGFEDAPLTEVASALERWYGTRVRLAVPGADTMRLTADLSGASLAEALEIVGVSLSLDVRAEDSGVVIRPGA
- a CDS encoding TonB-dependent receptor, which codes for MKFRVATWIAPVLAVAILMAPPASAEQRAAPALRRPVTASFRDAPLIDVLRAIAEQAGFRLSYNSGALPAQRPLTLVLRGVPADDALRRALAGTGFTWREAGGQIALVPAPAERAARQEAGRIDGRVVSAASGEPVPGAAVSVAGTALSVQTGPDGRFTLPRVPAGRRDVRVERLGYAAKSVTGVQVNAGRSTELEVALDARSLMLEGVTVTAEQERGSTGALLRERRQAATVTDVVGRRQIEASPDADAGAVLRRVPAAEVREGKYVYIRGLGDRYGNVTLNGASLPSLTPDRKSVPLDMIPSNLLESVVTSKGYTPDLPGDYAGGLVQLRTRDVPPQRILRLTTAMGYNSAGSLRQGWLFDGCDADWTAFATCTDLPESLPGDTVAFGTGGQTAEERARIARAYSGVLPWTPTRREIPLNRGVELTYGDELRILGTPVGVISSLDWSDSYAARDGYVSRTVQGNITPGVLQYITDYSASGYGGRDVSLGGLAKVSVPFGSAHRVSLSGIMNRLQEDRVEILEGYASLTSDGHFATPQLARVQSTLWNLQLDGEHRLGRPVLEWRATRSRSERYEPGSRASLLRGAGGGTEAGGYDGIGGTLESEYDWLNEPPGGRVLHGDMDETAWSGGVDLTVPFRLRGADARIKLGGALDLRERDALQRTLLFRVDDAARGTPLDSLFSDGNIGTVVSTREFTRSDDSSVGESSVRAVYGMLDMEPLPRLRVVLGARVEAARQEVNAVNQFGDPAADLEGTRGFNESTDVLPALNLTWRLTPRMNLRGGFSRTLARPQFREIATFFYQDYFGGIAVQGNPGLRRTLIDNADLRWEAFPAGDAVLSTGVFFKRFHGPIEPLVVALGFKSLSQTWINTREADTWGFEAEFRSALGFVAAPLRAVTLSANYALLHTEVDSVAIRFPLDGTFIRRLTPETRSIFGQTPYLLNVGLGYAHPRAGTRVTALFNRSGKRLELASAEAEYPSVYELPRSELDLVLEQGLGRGLSFKLTGSRLLGNRVRFVQEFDDGQRVVSRGWDAGRTVNLSLSWDP